From the Ralstonia wenshanensis genome, the window GCTTGTTGATGCGCGCAATGACTGCGGGATCGCGGATGCGCTCGCCACGCGTATCGAAATAGGCGAAGCGGCCGCGCAATGGGCGCCGGGTGTAGCCCGGCCGCGTGTCGTCCACATAGCGCAGCTGCTCGGGCAGTGCTTCGGCGGAGGTTGGCGCGCTTGAGGCAATCGTCGCTGGCGCAGACTTGGGAACGCGTTCCACGATAGAGATCAGGAGAGATGCTCGCTCTGAGCAAGCGGCGTTCCTCCCGCTCCGTGCACCGCCTACCGCTCATGGCGTAGTATCGAGACCACGCATCTGCTTAAAATTGCGGCATGAAATGGCCTTTCCGCCACAATCGGAAGTGCCTTGCATCGGTAAACGGATTCAACTACACTGCACGCCCTCTGGGCGGTATATAATCCGCTGTTTCGCCGTCCACCCGAATACTGAGCAAGGGACCCGATGACCACCATCCGTCTGAAAGAAAACGAGCCGGTCGAAGTTGCGCTGCGCCGCTTCCGCCGTGAAATCGAGCGCACTGGCCTGATCAAGGAACTGCGCGCCCGCACCGCTTACGAAAAGCCGACGACCGAGCGCAAGCGCAAGAAAGCTGCTGCCGTTTCGCGTACGCGTAAACGCCTGCGCTCGCAAATGCTGCCGAAGAAGCTCTACTAAGATCGCGCGATTGTTTCGGTAGCACCAATCGGGTGCTGCCGCTGGCGGTGTGAAGTCAATCGACGTCCGTTCCGCCGAGCTTGGTTTGTAGCGCCTTGCGCGCACCGGAAGCCTTTCCGGATTCAACCAACGCTCCACTCCCCGATACAGAAGCTAGCAAGATGCGGTTGATGGCC encodes:
- the rpsU gene encoding 30S ribosomal protein S21 → MTTIRLKENEPVEVALRRFRREIERTGLIKELRARTAYEKPTTERKRKKAAAVSRTRKRLRSQMLPKKLY